The DNA window CAGCCTGTGAACTTAAGCACAATTCATACTTATGCCTGTAACTTTGTTTATACGCCAACATGGCAAAACGCAGATATTGTAAGTGCTAGCTTGTTTGTGAATGGTTCACTAGTGCAAAGTAACCAATCGGCTGTGATAAATGGGGAAGCAAACTTTTTCTCCTACACTTTCTCTGAGAACGGAACGTACGTTTGGAACGTGCAGGTAAGTAATGGAACCCATGTAGTGGTGGCAAACCAAAATTTTGTTCTTACAACAAGTGTAGATGGCTCTGAACCAACCCCGACACCGCCGCCTTTTCCTTCTCTTCGCTTTGTTTTTAATGGTAATATGACTGCCACTTTGCAGGACAGTAATGATATTACAAAATCTGTCAGGAAAGGAGGTGAAAGCAAATGAAAAAGAAATCGATTCTGCTTTTATTTTCAGTTCTTGCTCTAACTGTTGTGATAGTAATTTCTGGTTTGATTGTTTATCTTTTAAACATTAACATGTCAGCAACAGTTGGTCAGCAAGGAGACGTCACAGTGTTTATTGCTGAACAGCAATGGACCAACGGAACCACTATCCCATGGGGCACTGTTCACTTTGGCGATAACTATTTGCCAATTAACATAACAAGTAATGTAAACACAGAGCTTACGCCAACTATAGCTGGCGCACCTACAGGCTGGACTATTTCGCTTTCACTTAACAGCACGACTATTGATGCTTTTGGTGCAGTGACTGGTAATGTGGTGCTTACAGTGCCGTCTGGTGCTCTTGCGCAAGAGTATAATTGGGCTTCAACCTTGACTATCGAATGATCACGGTTGATTTTTATCTAATTCTGACTCCAGAGTTTATTTTCCTAGACTATTTTTTATTTCACGTTTTTGCATTTTTTTCTTTAAAATGCGTGTTTTTAGTACAAATTATGCACAGCGTACACCCTATTTTTTAAATTTTTTTGAAAAGTAATGTAAATATAGAACTTTCACCTTAGTATAATCATTCTGTTTTTAAAAATTTTTTTCAGGAGAAGAATTTATGGAATTCAAAATAAAATTATTGATCGCTTTTTTTGTTTTAGCAATAATAATTGTGACTTCTGTTGTTGCATTAAATGTGATACCCATTTCTGAAAAACCTACTCGAGAAGATTGGCTAAACGGCTGGACCTACCGAATGAGCCACAACATAACAGGGTCACAAGGGGCAGGAAATGATTACCAAATAAAACTAATTGCCAATTACCAAAGCGGTCAAAACCAGGACAACACATTTTACTTAGATGAAAAATGTCAAAGTAACTTCAACGACATCCGATTCACCGACGATGACGGAGCAACACTTCTAAGCTACTGGATGGAATCCAAAACAGATGGTAAATCTGCAATTTTTTGGGTTAAAATCAACGATAACTTGGATACTGACCAAATGATTTACGTTTACTACGGCAACAACTTCGTAAATAGCGCAAGCGACATAGATTCCACCTTTCCCTTTGCAGATGATTTTTCTGATTCAAACATTAACACTGAAAAATGGGAAACTGTGGGATCAGGTGACATTTCCCTAAATGATGGCATCTGCACATTGACAACAAAGTGGGGTGACAACGGCTGGGCATACATACGGGGCACTGAAGACTTTGGCGTGAATTATGCAATCAGATATAGCTCAGTTATTTATAATCAGGCCTTTTGCAGATGGACTCATCACGGATTCGGTGACGGAACGCCGTTCACTACTGTACTAATAACTGAAGAGGGCACTGACAAAGGTTTGACAGTTCTTGAAGACCTGCCAAACTTTATTACTGAGAGTCAAGAAACAACCAATTTCACGTGGACTTGGCGTATAAAAACTGAGTCTAATTTAACAAGAATCGACCAATCAGATAACACCCCCGAACCAGGAGTCTATTACACGTTTGAAATTCAACGCAGCGGCA is part of the Candidatus Bathyarchaeota archaeon genome and encodes:
- a CDS encoding DUF2341 domain-containing protein: MEFKIKLLIAFFVLAIIIVTSVVALNVIPISEKPTREDWLNGWTYRMSHNITGSQGAGNDYQIKLIANYQSGQNQDNTFYLDEKCQSNFNDIRFTDDDGATLLSYWMESKTDGKSAIFWVKINDNLDTDQMIYVYYGNNFVNSASDIDSTFPFADDFSDSNINTEKWETVGSGDISLNDGICTLTTKWGDNGWAYIRGTEDFGVNYAIRYSSVIYNQAFCRWTHHGFGDGTPFTTVLITEEGTDKGLTVLEDLPNFITESQETTNFTWTWRIKTESNLTRIDQSDNTPEPGVYYTFEIQRSGNSVVNFYRDNVLEGSIDTNIPTVNLRAMFAVDNSAHDQTAVTSLDWILIRKCIDLEPSSGTWGNQQTING